In one window of Pseudobythopirellula maris DNA:
- a CDS encoding polysaccharide biosynthesis C-terminal domain-containing protein — protein sequence MSTLRIGVTGPQGFIARRLIDRLSHTEGFEALPLPREEWDDPAALIEFVQACDAVVHLAGVNRGKEHEIATVNRSLAERLTDACREANARPHVVYASTTQRDNDNPYGRSKRDAEKVLAAWANECDAPLTTLVIPNVYGAGCKPFYNSVVATFCHQLTHGETPQLIEDREVEFLWVEDLVAQLADIATERPDAPALSHATGGQRVRISELLVTLTEYRDAYFGGGVVPMLTSSLRANLYATFLWHVELTDHRHRPQVHADQRGDLCEVIKTAAGGQVFFSTTRPGVTRGDHYHTRKFEWFCVLRGEASIRLRPVGGDAIHEYRVSGSRPEFISIPVLHTHHIENTGSEELLTMFWSNELFDAADPDTYYEKVFLEQETKTTQAAA from the coding sequence TTGAGTACTCTCCGCATCGGGGTGACCGGCCCGCAAGGTTTCATCGCCCGCCGCTTGATCGACCGGCTCTCGCACACCGAGGGCTTTGAGGCCCTGCCCTTGCCGCGTGAGGAGTGGGACGACCCGGCCGCGCTCATCGAGTTCGTCCAGGCGTGCGACGCCGTCGTCCACCTCGCCGGCGTGAACCGCGGCAAAGAACACGAGATCGCTACGGTCAACCGCTCGCTCGCCGAGCGGCTCACCGACGCCTGCCGCGAAGCGAACGCACGTCCGCACGTGGTGTATGCATCGACCACCCAGCGCGACAATGACAATCCTTACGGCCGCTCTAAACGCGACGCCGAAAAGGTGCTCGCCGCCTGGGCCAACGAGTGCGACGCCCCGCTCACGACGCTCGTGATCCCCAATGTCTACGGCGCCGGATGTAAGCCGTTCTACAACTCGGTTGTCGCCACGTTCTGCCATCAGCTCACGCACGGCGAGACGCCCCAGCTGATCGAAGACCGCGAAGTCGAGTTCCTGTGGGTCGAGGACCTCGTAGCACAGCTTGCCGACATCGCCACTGAACGCCCCGATGCGCCGGCCCTTAGCCACGCCACGGGGGGTCAACGAGTGCGGATTAGCGAGTTGCTTGTGACACTCACCGAATACCGCGATGCGTACTTCGGCGGCGGCGTGGTGCCAATGCTCACCTCTTCGCTACGGGCCAATCTGTACGCCACGTTCCTCTGGCACGTCGAACTGACCGATCACCGCCACCGCCCCCAGGTCCACGCCGACCAGCGCGGCGACCTGTGCGAGGTGATCAAGACGGCCGCCGGCGGGCAAGTCTTTTTCTCCACCACCCGGCCAGGCGTCACCCGCGGCGACCATTACCACACCCGCAAGTTCGAGTGGTTCTGCGTGCTGCGCGGCGAGGCGTCGATCCGCCTGCGGCCGGTGGGGGGCGACGCGATCCACGAGTACCGGGTTTCCGGCTCTCGGCCCGAGTTCATCTCGATCCCCGTGCTGCACACACACCACATCGAGAACACCGGTTCGGAGGAGCTACTCACCATGTTCTGGAGCAACGAGCTGTTCGACGCGGCCGACCCCGACACGTACTACGAGAAGGTATTCCTGGAACAGGAAACAAAGACAACACAAGCCGCGGCGTGA
- a CDS encoding SLBB domain-containing protein, with amino-acid sequence MLQTSHISRWLILLSLLALVLTGCQSARYAAGSLPAEYLADAKPGSHQIQLAGSSEAASSSNKIVADDLLAIRVVTGAREEPSEPFLVRVEADGRVNVPVVGAVPVVGVDTSEAGRRIAAAAVDRRVYRSPNVTVAVEEQATHRVTVLGAVAEPGVHEIPRGNCDVITAIASAGGTTEEAGTVVEVKHASTPGGTLFAGAAEGGVQQVAYQEPSGPVVERIDLAMASPQQRTKQRLSDSDVVMVLPREKETVHVTGLVTRPDQFELPRDQPLRVLDAIAMAGGITTPVADKVLVIRHIDAHSEPITIGVSMARAKRDGRENLVLRSGDLVSVESTVATTVTGVMKDFFRITMGVSSQLTAF; translated from the coding sequence ATGCTCCAAACATCCCATATATCGCGATGGCTGATCCTGCTGTCGTTGCTGGCGTTGGTTCTGACCGGTTGCCAGTCGGCCCGATACGCGGCAGGCTCCTTGCCCGCTGAGTACCTAGCCGACGCCAAGCCCGGGTCGCATCAGATCCAATTGGCGGGATCGAGCGAAGCCGCCTCGTCGAGCAACAAGATCGTTGCCGATGACCTGCTGGCGATCCGGGTCGTGACCGGCGCCCGTGAAGAGCCCTCCGAGCCGTTTCTGGTCCGGGTGGAAGCCGATGGCCGCGTTAACGTGCCTGTCGTGGGCGCCGTCCCGGTGGTCGGCGTCGACACGAGCGAGGCGGGACGACGCATCGCCGCCGCCGCCGTCGATCGTCGGGTCTACCGCTCGCCCAACGTCACTGTAGCCGTCGAAGAGCAAGCGACGCATCGCGTGACGGTCCTCGGCGCCGTAGCCGAGCCGGGCGTTCACGAGATCCCACGCGGCAACTGCGACGTGATCACGGCGATCGCCTCGGCCGGCGGCACGACCGAAGAAGCGGGGACGGTCGTCGAAGTCAAACACGCGTCGACGCCTGGCGGCACGTTGTTCGCCGGCGCCGCCGAAGGGGGTGTTCAGCAGGTGGCCTATCAAGAGCCATCCGGCCCAGTCGTGGAGCGGATCGACTTGGCGATGGCGTCGCCTCAGCAAAGAACCAAACAGCGACTCAGCGACAGCGATGTCGTGATGGTCCTGCCGCGTGAAAAAGAAACCGTCCACGTCACTGGGCTGGTGACCAGACCGGACCAGTTCGAGCTGCCGCGAGACCAGCCGCTGCGTGTTCTTGACGCGATCGCGATGGCCGGTGGGATCACGACCCCCGTGGCCGACAAGGTGCTGGTCATCCGCCACATCGATGCGCATAGCGAGCCGATCACGATCGGCGTGAGCATGGCCAGGGCGAAGCGCGACGGCCGCGAAAACTTAGTTCTTCGCTCGGGTGACTTGGTGAGTGTCGAGTCGACCGTTGCGACGACCGTGACAGGCGTGATGAAAGACTTCTTCCGTATCACGATGGGCGTGAGCAGCCAGCTGACGGCGTTCTGA
- a CDS encoding glycosyltransferase family 4 protein, whose translation MRILAIYRHYWPDTTPYARILRLILERQRERGAEVCAYSGQPSYNGNQVGRQQWVETVGGVEIRRLAMFPEKKHWRVVRAINSLYFLLRAVAHATLRRRYDLVIANSHPPVAIGVALRLIRWLTGAQTILHVQDIHPEGLLEIGDLDNGAIYRMALAIERANRRGANALVTLSSDMADSLLAQGAGPDQIAIINNCPIASSPESGDARLPDCLTDRSATRFLFAGNLGRFQHLDPLIDAAHRLGERDDWRLIFMGSGAARLELEERAAGLIGERVFFLDQQSPEVAAAAMASCDYSVVSLAPGVRRYAFPSKTMTCLRAGSPLAVVVEPDSDLARIVAEHQLGLVSLGHQAEDIVEMLSEAIDRRHEFTANERLRIARTAEQLYGTERMLKEWDSLVDKIASRALDSSARAHTPPEHRAAA comes from the coding sequence ATGAGAATCCTCGCCATCTACCGTCACTATTGGCCCGACACGACCCCCTACGCCCGGATCCTGCGTTTGATCCTGGAGCGTCAGCGGGAGCGCGGAGCCGAGGTGTGCGCCTACTCCGGTCAGCCGAGCTACAACGGCAATCAGGTCGGCCGCCAACAATGGGTCGAGACGGTCGGCGGCGTCGAGATCCGGCGTTTGGCGATGTTCCCAGAAAAGAAGCACTGGCGCGTGGTGCGAGCCATCAATAGTCTCTATTTTCTTCTACGAGCAGTCGCCCACGCGACGCTCCGTCGTCGGTACGACCTCGTGATCGCAAACAGTCACCCTCCGGTGGCGATCGGGGTCGCTCTCAGGTTGATCCGTTGGTTGACCGGGGCCCAAACGATCTTACACGTACAAGACATCCACCCCGAAGGGCTGCTGGAGATCGGCGACCTCGACAATGGCGCTATCTACCGCATGGCTCTTGCCATCGAGCGTGCGAATCGACGCGGCGCAAACGCTCTGGTTACTCTAAGTTCCGACATGGCCGATTCGCTCCTTGCGCAAGGAGCCGGTCCCGACCAGATAGCGATTATCAACAACTGCCCTATCGCCTCCTCCCCCGAGTCCGGGGACGCTCGATTGCCAGACTGCCTCACTGACCGCTCAGCGACGAGGTTCTTGTTTGCGGGCAATCTGGGGCGATTCCAGCACCTTGATCCTCTGATCGATGCCGCACATCGTCTCGGTGAGCGAGACGACTGGCGGTTGATTTTCATGGGCTCGGGAGCCGCTCGTCTCGAGTTGGAAGAGCGCGCAGCGGGGTTGATTGGTGAGCGTGTCTTCTTCCTCGACCAACAGTCGCCAGAGGTTGCAGCGGCAGCGATGGCGTCCTGCGATTACAGCGTAGTTTCGCTGGCTCCCGGCGTGCGACGCTATGCCTTCCCCAGCAAAACCATGACTTGCCTCCGTGCCGGCAGTCCGTTGGCGGTGGTTGTCGAGCCCGATTCGGACCTCGCTCGCATCGTGGCCGAACACCAGCTGGGTTTGGTCTCCCTGGGCCACCAAGCGGAAGACATCGTGGAGATGCTGTCGGAGGCAATCGACCGCCGCCACGAATTCACGGCAAACGAAAGGCTGCGAATCGCACGCACCGCCGAGCAACTGTATGGAACCGAACGGATGCTCAAAGAGTGGGATTCGCTCGTTGACAAGATAGCCTCTCGAGCTCTGGACTCCTCCGCCAGAGCCCATACCCCCCCCGAACATCGAGCAGCGGCCTGA
- a CDS encoding DegT/DnrJ/EryC1/StrS family aminotransferase yields the protein MQSHLHQPWPVCDEEQQEAALRVLRSGKLNYWTGEEGKLFEREYAQSLGRHHAITLANGTLALELALHAFGVGPGDEVVVPARTFIATASAVVARGAKPVVADVDYDSQNVTAETIEAVLTTRTKAVIPVHLAGWPCEMGPILDLAEQRGLIVIEDCAQAHGAELNGRPVGSFGHAAAFSFCQDKILTTAGEGGMLVLDDEAAWKRAWSFKDHGKGYDAVFNRDHPPGFRWLHESFGSNYRMTEVQSAIGRVALRRLPEWLETRRRNAKAIDRILSEAPSLRVPVPPAGVSHAHYKHYVFVRPERLLKGWDRDRVMDEINARGVPCFSGSCSEIYLEKAFPSEWRPRHRLPVAKELGETSLMLLVDPTHTAEECGNFARTVYSVIDEASSRQRIAA from the coding sequence ATGCAATCCCACCTCCACCAACCCTGGCCCGTCTGCGACGAAGAGCAGCAGGAAGCCGCGCTGCGCGTCCTTCGGAGCGGCAAGTTGAACTACTGGACCGGAGAAGAGGGGAAGCTGTTTGAGCGAGAGTACGCCCAATCGCTCGGGCGCCATCACGCGATCACCCTGGCGAACGGAACATTGGCGCTGGAGCTTGCGTTGCACGCCTTCGGTGTCGGCCCCGGCGACGAAGTGGTGGTCCCCGCTCGCACCTTCATCGCAACGGCCAGCGCCGTGGTCGCTCGTGGCGCCAAGCCTGTCGTGGCCGACGTCGATTACGATTCGCAGAACGTCACGGCCGAGACGATCGAGGCCGTGCTCACCACACGCACCAAAGCGGTCATCCCGGTCCACCTGGCCGGCTGGCCTTGCGAGATGGGGCCGATCCTCGATCTGGCGGAACAGCGTGGGCTGATCGTGATCGAAGACTGTGCTCAAGCCCACGGCGCCGAACTGAACGGGAGGCCGGTTGGCTCGTTTGGTCACGCCGCTGCGTTCTCGTTCTGCCAAGATAAGATCCTCACCACCGCGGGCGAAGGGGGAATGCTGGTTCTCGATGACGAGGCTGCATGGAAACGGGCCTGGAGCTTCAAGGACCACGGCAAGGGCTACGACGCGGTTTTCAATCGCGATCACCCGCCGGGGTTCCGCTGGTTGCACGAGAGCTTCGGCAGCAACTACCGCATGACCGAGGTGCAGTCGGCGATCGGCCGCGTGGCTTTACGCCGACTGCCCGAGTGGCTCGAAACTCGGCGTCGAAACGCCAAGGCCATCGATCGGATTTTGTCAGAGGCCCCGAGTCTCCGAGTTCCCGTACCACCGGCTGGCGTGAGTCACGCCCACTACAAGCACTACGTATTCGTGCGCCCCGAGAGGCTCTTGAAGGGCTGGGATCGCGACCGGGTGATGGACGAAATCAACGCACGCGGTGTGCCATGTTTCAGTGGTTCTTGCTCGGAGATCTACCTCGAAAAGGCGTTCCCCTCCGAATGGCGCCCGCGGCATAGGCTCCCCGTGGCTAAAGAGCTCGGCGAGACCAGTCTGATGTTGCTTGTCGACCCAACGCACACCGCAGAAGAGTGCGGAAACTTTGCCAGAACCGTTTACTCCGTGATAGACGAAGCAAGCTCCAGACAAAGAATTGCTGCGTGA
- a CDS encoding sugar transferase codes for MRTPVWKRVIDLSVAAMALLVLGPVLAVAALWVLAISPGPVLFRQQRVGLGGEPFAILKLRTMTIPAPDEERSTVSVRNDPRLIRGAPLIRKLKIDEIPQLLNVLLGDMSLVGPRPTVQEDYDKMTPRQRRRCETPPGMTGLAQVRGNTSLSWPQRIEFDLKYLARRSFWLDTRVLSRTAWLVLRGAAHTDPPSENEWEAAA; via the coding sequence ATGAGAACGCCTGTTTGGAAACGTGTAATCGATCTCAGTGTCGCTGCGATGGCGCTGCTGGTGCTGGGGCCCGTGTTAGCCGTAGCGGCCCTGTGGGTGCTCGCGATCTCACCCGGCCCGGTTCTGTTCCGCCAGCAACGCGTCGGACTAGGCGGCGAGCCCTTCGCGATCCTCAAGCTCCGCACGATGACTATCCCAGCTCCCGACGAAGAGCGTAGCACTGTTTCTGTCCGAAACGACCCTCGCCTAATACGTGGTGCTCCCCTGATAAGGAAGCTCAAAATCGACGAGATCCCTCAGTTGCTCAATGTGCTCCTGGGGGACATGTCGCTTGTTGGGCCTCGTCCCACGGTGCAGGAAGATTATGACAAAATGACCCCGCGTCAGAGGCGTCGCTGCGAGACACCGCCGGGCATGACTGGCCTCGCACAGGTCCGCGGTAACACGTCGCTCAGCTGGCCACAGCGAATCGAATTCGATTTGAAATACCTAGCTCGCCGAAGCTTTTGGCTCGATACGAGGGTGCTGTCACGCACGGCGTGGCTTGTGCTGCGTGGCGCGGCGCACACCGATCCACCAAGCGAAAACGAATGGGAGGCCGCAGCGTGA
- a CDS encoding PIG-L deacetylase family protein: MKFMNTLIVAAHPDDEVLGVGGTIPLIRRSGGKVSVLIVTDGSSAQYESDREILVRKQGQAAEANRLLGVEELIHWDFPDMKLDTVPHIDLNRAFERLFADNKYDSVFVQSVGDINLDHRLINHSVMVAARPTPGQPVRALLSYFVNSSSEWGARAPHTTFCPNYYIDIGETIETKLQAMAAYADELRDAPHPRSLEAIRQRAAVMGQEVGYHYAEAFHLICYRGPLDDSRES, from the coding sequence ATGAAGTTCATGAACACCTTGATAGTCGCTGCCCACCCCGACGATGAGGTGCTCGGCGTGGGAGGCACGATCCCGCTAATCCGTCGGAGCGGCGGAAAAGTGAGCGTGTTAATCGTGACCGATGGCAGCAGCGCTCAGTACGAGTCGGACCGGGAGATTCTTGTCCGCAAGCAAGGGCAAGCCGCCGAGGCGAACCGGTTACTTGGCGTCGAGGAGTTGATCCATTGGGATTTTCCCGACATGAAGCTCGACACGGTGCCTCACATCGATCTGAATCGCGCCTTCGAGCGTCTTTTCGCAGACAACAAGTACGACTCCGTGTTTGTGCAGAGTGTCGGCGATATCAATCTCGATCACCGGCTGATCAATCACTCGGTCATGGTCGCCGCCCGGCCCACCCCGGGGCAGCCGGTGCGGGCGTTGTTGAGCTACTTCGTCAACTCATCAAGCGAGTGGGGCGCCCGAGCGCCGCACACGACTTTCTGCCCTAATTACTACATCGACATTGGCGAGACGATTGAGACCAAACTCCAGGCGATGGCCGCCTACGCGGACGAACTCCGGGACGCACCCCACCCGCGAAGCCTTGAGGCGATTCGCCAACGCGCCGCCGTGATGGGGCAGGAAGTCGGCTACCACTACGCCGAAGCGTTTCACTTGATCTGCTACCGCGGCCCCCTCGATGATTCACGGGAGAGTTGA
- a CDS encoding UDP-N-acetylglucosamine 4,6-dehydratase family protein — translation MFEDKTLLVTGGTGSFGNNFIRLALAEHSPSRVIVFSRDEKKQHDMRLALADERLSFVIGDVRDAQRVDSAMRGVDFVFHAAALKQVPSCEFFPIEAVRTNVLGTHNVLEAADRCGVEKLVVLSTDKAVYPINAMGQSKALMEKLTYAKARETGARTKYCAVRYGNVMYSRGSVIPLFISQIKAGKPLTVTAPKMTRLLLPLAEAVRLVTFAMEHGQQGDLFVRKAVSATVEDLATALLKLFATDNPVDVVGVREGEKMHEVLVTAEEIGRSQEYEEYYRVPTEGSHNYESFFTQGKLSAAFAKDGYTSANARLLSVDEIQDLLLELPEVRAELDSWAADKGGDQKVRLAA, via the coding sequence ATGTTCGAAGACAAGACACTTCTCGTGACAGGCGGCACCGGCTCGTTCGGCAATAATTTCATCAGGCTCGCCCTCGCCGAGCACAGCCCGAGCCGTGTAATCGTCTTCAGTCGTGACGAGAAAAAGCAGCACGACATGCGGCTCGCGCTCGCCGACGAACGGCTCTCGTTCGTTATCGGCGACGTTCGCGACGCGCAGCGGGTCGACTCGGCGATGCGGGGCGTCGACTTCGTGTTCCACGCCGCGGCGCTCAAGCAGGTACCCTCCTGCGAGTTCTTCCCGATCGAGGCGGTGCGGACCAACGTGCTCGGCACGCACAACGTGCTCGAGGCGGCCGACCGCTGCGGCGTTGAGAAGCTCGTCGTTTTGAGCACCGACAAGGCGGTCTACCCGATCAACGCCATGGGCCAGTCGAAGGCCCTGATGGAGAAGCTCACCTACGCCAAGGCCCGCGAGACGGGCGCCCGCACCAAGTACTGCGCGGTTCGCTACGGCAACGTGATGTACTCGCGCGGGTCGGTCATCCCGCTGTTCATCTCGCAGATCAAGGCGGGCAAGCCGCTCACGGTCACCGCGCCCAAGATGACCCGCCTGCTGCTGCCGCTGGCCGAGGCGGTGCGGCTGGTCACATTCGCTATGGAGCACGGACAGCAGGGCGACCTGTTCGTTCGTAAAGCTGTCTCGGCCACGGTGGAAGACCTGGCCACAGCGTTGCTCAAGCTCTTCGCGACCGACAACCCGGTCGACGTGGTCGGCGTTCGCGAAGGGGAGAAGATGCACGAGGTGCTGGTCACCGCCGAGGAGATCGGCCGCAGCCAAGAGTACGAGGAGTACTACCGCGTGCCGACCGAGGGCTCGCACAACTACGAGTCGTTCTTCACCCAGGGCAAGTTGTCGGCGGCGTTCGCCAAAGACGGCTACACATCGGCCAACGCCCGGCTGCTGTCCGTTGACGAAATCCAAGACCTGCTGCTCGAACTCCCCGAGGTTCGTGCCGAGCTCGACAGCTGGGCCGCAGATAAGGGCGGCGATCAGAAAGTGAGGCTCGCCGCTTGA
- a CDS encoding methionyl-tRNA formyltransferase: MGGRSVTRPRIIAIGSNLESEIALEGLLAAGANVVALVTRPPGDCGGLSDYVDLHPLCERHGVATIGAIDINASETVHAIRDMAPDYLYTLGWSQIFRDEVLASPSRSVIGSHPSPLPLGRGRAPAPWTILEGREQSAVSLFRMDRGVDSGVLLLQRPFEVPAGAYVGELYRLIAENLRDAYLELHEMHRRGVSPPEIAQDENLATHRAKRIPADGWIDFSQPASDVERLVRAVSHPYPGAYAYHRDRRVTVWRADLSFAPSHCGRPGQVLITEPDRLLVAAADRPLWLSQLSVEGRPLRSDSLSVGSSFGYRVEDEIGSLRRQTAQLRQEIDELRSLLREGNAAA, translated from the coding sequence ATGGGAGGCCGCAGCGTGACACGACCTCGTATTATCGCCATCGGATCGAACCTCGAGAGTGAGATCGCGCTCGAGGGTTTGCTCGCCGCAGGTGCGAACGTCGTCGCGTTGGTGACGCGGCCTCCGGGCGACTGCGGTGGACTCTCGGACTACGTCGACCTGCACCCACTCTGCGAACGCCACGGAGTGGCGACCATTGGCGCCATCGACATCAACGCGTCGGAGACAGTCCATGCAATCCGAGACATGGCTCCCGACTACCTTTACACTCTTGGTTGGAGCCAAATCTTTCGTGACGAAGTCCTGGCCAGTCCTTCGCGCAGCGTGATCGGAAGCCACCCCTCGCCACTGCCATTGGGCCGTGGCCGCGCTCCCGCCCCTTGGACGATTCTTGAGGGGCGCGAACAATCGGCCGTTTCGTTATTCCGTATGGACCGCGGCGTCGACAGTGGCGTGCTGCTGCTGCAACGCCCGTTCGAGGTGCCGGCGGGCGCATACGTCGGTGAGCTCTATCGATTAATCGCCGAGAACCTCCGTGACGCCTATCTCGAACTCCACGAGATGCACCGCCGGGGGGTCTCGCCTCCTGAGATCGCGCAGGACGAGAATCTGGCCACCCACCGCGCCAAGCGAATCCCCGCCGATGGCTGGATCGACTTCAGTCAACCAGCCTCGGATGTTGAACGGCTCGTGCGGGCAGTGTCGCACCCCTACCCCGGCGCCTACGCCTACCATCGCGACAGGCGCGTTACGGTTTGGCGTGCCGACCTATCTTTTGCGCCATCCCACTGCGGTCGCCCCGGGCAGGTGCTCATCACAGAGCCAGACCGCCTTTTGGTCGCCGCAGCGGACCGTCCGCTTTGGCTCAGCCAACTCTCGGTCGAAGGCCGGCCGCTCCGGAGCGATTCATTAAGCGTTGGTTCTTCGTTCGGCTATCGGGTCGAAGATGAGATCGGTTCACTGCGTCGGCAAACGGCTCAACTGCGTCAAGAGATCGACGAACTGCGTAGTCTACTGCGTGAGGGGAACGCAGCGGCATGA
- a CDS encoding sulfotransferase family protein encodes MPNDKYKSFDFQPVVIIGAARSGTNMLRDALCRLDGFATWPCDEINYVWRHRNAAHPDDELRAEHASPRTISSVRRCFAKQAARTGARFLVEKTCANSLRVPFVNRIVPEAKYLLIVRDGRDVVASALKRWSATLDWAYVLAKTRYVPKADLAYYATRYALNRLHRFGGRDRRLKEWGPRYSGMPESLIRHSLDLVCAEQWERCLTKSENDLALFSSDRVEVVTYEDYVTRPAMELTKIASFLGVKLSENAAQRFTADVTPRSIGAWRRGLDPECRDRVGRRLETALIEHGYSVDGQYCATPQQPAA; translated from the coding sequence ATGCCCAACGATAAATATAAGTCATTCGACTTCCAACCGGTGGTGATCATCGGCGCTGCTCGTTCCGGCACGAACATGCTGCGCGACGCGCTCTGCCGACTGGATGGCTTCGCCACTTGGCCGTGCGACGAGATCAACTACGTGTGGCGTCATCGAAACGCCGCTCATCCGGACGATGAATTGCGAGCCGAGCATGCTTCACCACGGACCATATCGAGTGTGCGTCGTTGCTTTGCCAAGCAAGCGGCTCGAACCGGCGCCAGGTTTCTAGTGGAGAAAACCTGTGCAAACAGCCTCAGAGTCCCTTTCGTCAATCGAATAGTCCCCGAGGCAAAGTACCTCCTGATCGTCCGAGACGGGCGCGACGTGGTCGCTTCGGCGCTCAAACGCTGGAGCGCGACGCTCGACTGGGCGTACGTGCTGGCTAAGACTCGCTACGTGCCCAAAGCCGATCTTGCGTACTACGCCACGCGCTACGCGCTCAACCGCCTGCACCGCTTCGGGGGCAGGGACCGCCGACTAAAAGAGTGGGGGCCTCGCTACAGCGGGATGCCCGAATCTCTGATTAGGCACTCCTTGGACCTCGTTTGCGCAGAACAGTGGGAACGTTGCCTGACAAAATCCGAGAACGACCTCGCCTTGTTCAGCTCGGACCGGGTCGAGGTGGTTACCTACGAAGACTACGTGACGAGGCCCGCTATGGAACTCACAAAGATAGCGTCCTTCCTCGGCGTCAAACTCTCCGAGAACGCGGCGCAGCGGTTCACGGCAGACGTAACGCCGCGGAGCATCGGCGCCTGGCGCCGTGGACTCGACCCCGAGTGCCGCGACCGCGTCGGCAGGCGTCTCGAGACGGCTTTGATCGAGCATGGGTACTCGGTCGATGGCCAATACTGTGCGACACCACAACAACCGGCAGCCTGA
- the wecB gene encoding non-hydrolyzing UDP-N-acetylglucosamine 2-epimerase: MSKPLKIMTVLGTRPEIIRLSRVMALLDQHVEHVIVHTGQNSDYELNEVFFDDLRVRQPDHFLGIRRDSLGVILGDVMVGAERVLKEEKPDAVLILGDTNSAFAAVIARRMKVPVYHMEAGNRCFDFNVPEEINRRIVDHISDFNLVYTEHARRNLLAEGVHPRRVYLTGSPMREVLDDNAEGIETSDATTRLGLEEKRFIVVSLHRAENVDREENLRKLLGILNSLAERHGMPVIVSTHPRTQARLDELASSQEGSATADERVRFLKPFGYHDYVRLQRDAFCTVSDSGTISEESSILGFPAVTTRTAIERPEAMDSGHIVLTGLDVGTVLESVEFVTKNRDHAAGQPIAAEYQVTNVSHRVVKLILGTAKLGHLWDGIVAA, from the coding sequence GTGAGCAAACCCCTCAAGATCATGACCGTGCTAGGCACGCGGCCGGAGATCATCCGGCTGTCGCGCGTCATGGCCCTGTTGGATCAGCACGTCGAGCACGTGATCGTCCACACCGGGCAGAACTCCGATTACGAGCTGAACGAGGTCTTCTTCGACGACCTCCGTGTCCGCCAGCCCGACCACTTCCTGGGCATCCGCCGCGACTCGCTCGGCGTGATCCTGGGCGACGTGATGGTGGGCGCCGAGCGCGTGCTCAAAGAAGAAAAGCCCGACGCGGTGCTGATCCTCGGCGACACGAACAGCGCGTTCGCCGCCGTGATCGCCCGGCGGATGAAGGTTCCGGTCTACCACATGGAAGCCGGCAACCGCTGCTTCGACTTCAACGTGCCCGAAGAGATCAACCGGCGGATCGTCGATCACATCAGCGATTTTAATCTCGTTTACACCGAACATGCCCGCCGAAACCTGCTCGCCGAAGGGGTCCACCCGCGACGGGTCTACCTGACCGGCTCACCGATGCGCGAGGTGCTCGACGACAACGCCGAGGGCATCGAGACGTCAGACGCCACGACCCGGCTGGGGCTTGAAGAAAAGCGGTTCATCGTCGTCAGCCTGCACCGGGCCGAGAACGTCGACCGCGAGGAGAACCTCCGCAAGCTGCTTGGCATCCTCAACTCGCTAGCCGAGCGGCACGGCATGCCGGTGATCGTGAGCACCCACCCGCGCACCCAGGCCCGGCTCGACGAGCTGGCCTCGTCGCAGGAGGGCAGCGCGACGGCCGACGAGCGAGTGCGGTTCCTCAAGCCGTTCGGCTACCACGACTACGTCCGCCTGCAGCGCGACGCCTTCTGCACGGTGAGCGATAGTGGCACGATCAGCGAGGAGAGCTCGATCCTCGGTTTCCCGGCTGTCACCACACGCACGGCGATCGAGCGTCCCGAGGCGATGGACTCGGGGCATATCGTGCTGACGGGTCTCGATGTCGGCACGGTGCTCGAGTCGGTCGAGTTCGTCACGAAGAACCGCGACCACGCAGCGGGGCAGCCGATCGCCGCCGAGTACCAGGTGACCAACGTGTCGCACCGCGTGGTGAAGCTAATCCTCGGCACCGCGAAACTCGGCCACCTGTGGGACGGCATCGTCGCCGCCTGA